A single genomic interval of Dromiciops gliroides isolate mDroGli1 chromosome 1, mDroGli1.pri, whole genome shotgun sequence harbors:
- the NOL6 gene encoding LOW QUALITY PROTEIN: nucleolar protein 6 (The sequence of the model RefSeq protein was modified relative to this genomic sequence to represent the inferred CDS: inserted 2 bases in 1 codon) has product MVGRRSSGTSAHVXGAATVSGFAARVMGPAPEGASGRAAPREPEVTEPILEDMAPQENKDTPPSKKRRTGAQDAGVLGPVELSQAQLYKEPTSEELSQMKETENLFHSNLLRMQMEELLKEVRLKEKKQQRIDTFLHEIKQRLLTVPSTEVTEMTDQSWLPKGVRVPFIQKPYAVKGRFQFLPPTQVTVVGSYLLGTCVRPEVNVDVVLTMPKEILQDKDGLNQRYLRKRALYIAHLGHHLSQDPLFGSVRFSYINGCHLKPLLLLRPAGKDERLVTVRLYPCPPPGFFRLCRLLPSKNNVRTTWFWDKNTPEEGVLDPPTPHYNALLLCDEVMESHLHLLSAMLVSSPGLRDGMILLKVWLRQRNLDKGAGGFSGFIVSMLVAFLVSTRKVSKSMSGYQVLRNVLQFLASTDLTVNGISLCRSLDPSLPAVADFHQAFSVVFVDPSGHLNLCADVTVPTYQQVRHEAQLSMAVLDDKTVDGFQMLLMTPKPMTRTFDHVLHIHPLSSLYAACRRLKLWSELQDHGGDYVAAILPTLTALLERGLGSRVTLLSHSRAPVPQWEINQNPPKHKDRGALSLGLQLRPEGLVSVLEMGPEADHPEAADFRQFWGSRSELRRFQDGSIREAVLWKAESMAEKRLLPQQVIAHLLKLHAGIPESCVHYVGGYLDPLIRAPKEAHSTGEEALAAVVRSYDQLSRQLWRLKGLPLTVTSVQGAHPALRYTDVFSPVPAWLDFTFHDHLEKRDALLPRPSKPCPAFVDPINVVCHLEGSGQWPQEAEAIQRVRAAFQLCLAEVLSQEHGLQCSAKASHTDVYKDGYVFRVRVAYHREPQILKESCTPEGMITLKDTPTSILLDRDTRQLPQLTSALHGLQQQHSAFSGVARLAKRWVRAQLLSDGLTEESLDLLAASLFLHPAPFTAPSSPQVGFLRFLSLLSTFDWKNNPLIVNLNGELTAEDQAEIHSHFLESRIRLPVMVIATPQDRSLSLWTKDKPSAQILHHLVNLAAKALAVLEKQLMDPSASGDIRMVFRPALDVYDVLIRLNPRHIPRHREAVDLPAASFSRGLLQSSGPSPRLPVLCYDPPSLYLDQLRKAFGDLALFFYDQHGGEVIGVLWRPDGFQPQPFKASGMQGRMVVSQSGDLVTVPNVEAILEDFAILGKGLVQSVEAQSEKWTV; this is encoded by the exons ATGGTGGGAAGGCGCTCGTCCGGGACTTCCGCCCACGT GGGAGCGGCGACGGTGTCGGGCTTTGCGGCTAGAGTTATGGGGCCGGCGCCCGAAGGAGCATCGGGACGTGCGGCTCCTAGGGAGCCAGAG GTGACAGAACCCATTCTGGAAGACATGGCGCCACAGGAAAACAAGGATACCCCTCCTTCCAAGAAGCGTCGGACAGGGGCTCAGGATGCGGGAGTACTGGGGCCTGTGGAGCTGAGCCAAGCCCAACTGTACAAGGAGCCCACGAGTGAAGAGCTGAGCCagatgaaagagacagaaaaccTCTTCCACTCCAACCTCCTCCGCATGCAG ATGGAGGAGCTGTTGAAGGAGGTGAGGCTGAAGGAGAAGAAGCAACAGCGCATCGATACCTTCTTGCATGAGATTAAGCAACGACTTCTTACTGTCCCTTCAACTGAGGTGACTGAG ATGACAGACCAGTCCTGGCTGCCCAAAGGTGTAAGAGTACCCTTCATCCAGAAGCCTTATGCTGTGAAAGGTCGCTTTCAGTTCTTGCCTCCCACTCAGGTCACTGTGGTGGGCAGCTACCTGCTAGGAACTTGTGTCCGGCCAGAGGTCAATGTTGATGTAGTGTTGACTATGCCAAAG GAGATCCTACAGGACAAAGATGGGCTAAATCAGCGCTACCTAAGAAAGCGTGCCCTCTACATAGCTCATCTGGGCCACCATTTGTCTCAGGACCCACTCTTTGGCAGCGTCCGTTTCTCCTACATAAATGGTTGTCACCTGAAGCCCCTGCTGCTGCTCCGTCCTGCAG GAAAGGACGAGCGGCTGGTCACTGTGCGCCTATACCCTTGCCCACCACCTGGGTTCTTTCGTCTGTGCCGCCTGCTGCCCTCCAAGAACAATGTCCGCACTACCTGGTTCTGGGACAAGAATACTCCAGAGGAGG GTGTCCTGGATCCTCCCACCCCTCACTATAACGCCTTGCTCCTCTGTGATGAAGTTATGGAATCTCACCTTCACCTTTTGTCAGCCATGCTGGTCTCCTCTCCTGGCCTTCGAGATGGCATGATTTTGCTCAAAGTCTGGCTGCGGCAACGGAATCTGGACAAG GGCGCCGGAGGCTTCAGTGGCTTCATTGTCTCCATGCTGGTGGCCTTCTTAGTGTCTACTCGAAAAGTCAGCAAGTCTATGAGTGGCTATCAAGTGCTGAGGAATGTTCTGCAGTTCCTAG CCTCCACGGATCTGACAGTTAATGGCATCAGCTTGTGTCGTAGTTTGGATCCATCTCTG CCAGCAGTGGCTGACTTCCATCAGGCCTTCTCCGTGGTCTTCGTGGATCCTTCGGGCCACCTTAATCTCTGTGCTGATGTCACAGTTCCCACATACCAGCAG GTGCGACATGAAGCCCAGCTGTCTATGGCTGTACTGGATGACAAGACTGTGGACGGGTTCCAGATGCTGCTCATGACACCCAAACCAATGACCCGAACCTTCGACCATGTTCTCCA CATTCATCCCCTGAGCAGTCTGTACGCTGCCTGCCGGAGACTGAAGCTGTGGTCAGAACTACAGGACCACGGAGGAGACTATGTGGCCGCCATACTTCCCACCCTGACCGCCCTCCTGGAACGGGGCCTGGGCTCCCGGGTGACCTTGTTGTCCCATTCACGGGCTCCTGTGCCCCAG TGGGAGATCAACCAGAACCCCCCAAAGCACAAGGACCGGGGTGCCTTGTCTTTGGGATTGCAACTCCGGCCAGAGGGACTAGTCAGTGTTCTAGAGATGGGACCTGAAGCTGATCATCCGGAG GCCGCTGACTTCCGACAGTTCTGGGGCTCACGATCAGAATTGAGACGTTTCCAGGATGGGTCGATCCGGGAGGCTGTTCTTTGGAAGGCTGAATCCATGGCCGAGAAGCGCCTCCTGCCCCAGCAGGTGATCGCTCACCTCCTAAAACT CCATGCAGGAATACCCGAATCCTGTGTCCATTATGTGGGGGGCTACTTGGACCCTCTGATCAGAGCCCCCAAAGAG GCTCACAGCACAGGCGAGGAGGCACTGGCCGCAGTGGTCCGCTCCTATGACCAGCTGAGCCGCCAGCTGTGGCGTCTCAAAGGGCTTCCCCTGACTGTCACCTCTGTTCAGGGAGCTCACCCTGCCCTGCGATATACCGAT GTGTTCTCCCCTGTTCCTGCTTGGCTTGATTTCACATTCCATGACCACCTGGAAAAACGGGACGCGCTTCTGCCTCGGCCCAGCAAGCCCTGCCCAGCCTTTGTGGATCCCATAAACG TGGTGTGTCACCTGGAGGGCAGCGGGCAGTGGCCCCAGGAGGCAGAGGCCATACAGCGGGTGAGAGCTGCCTTCCAGTTGTGCCTGGCAGAGGTGTTGAGTCAGGAGCACGGACTCCAGTGCTCAGCTAAGGCCTCCCACACTGACGTCTACAAG GACGGTTATGTTTTCCGAGTCCGGGTGGCATACCACCGGGAGCCCCAGATCCTGAAGGAGTCCTGCACCCCAGAGGGAATGATCACACTGAAGGATACGCCTACCTCAATCCTTCTTGATCGGGACACCCGGCAGCTGCCCCAGCTCACTAGTGCTTTGCATGG GCTCCAGCAGCAACACTCAGCTTTCTCTGGTGTGGCCCGTCTTGCAAAGCGCTGGGTACGGGCCCAGCTCCTCAGTGATGGACTGACAGAGGAGAGCCTGGACCTATTGGCTGCCTCCCTCTTCCTGCATCCTGCCCCCTTTACCGCACCCAG TTCCCCCCAGGTTGGCTTCCTCCGTTTCCTATCTTTGTTGTCCACATTTGACTGGAAAAATAACCCCCTTATTGTCAACCTGAATGGTGAACTCACAG CTGAGGATCAAGCAGAGATTCATAGCCACTTCCTAGAGTCTCGAATCCGCCTTCCTGTCATGGTCATTGCCACACCCCAGGACCGAAGCCTCTCCTTATGGACAAAGGACAAACCCTCAGCTCAG ATCCTGCATCACCTTGTGAACCTGGCGGCTAAAGCTCTGGCAGTCCTAGAGAAGCAGTTAATGGATCCTTCTGCGTCTGGAGACATCAGG ATGGTATTCCGGCCAGCTCTGGATGTCTATGATGTGCTAATCCGCCTGAATCCCCGGCATATCCCCCGGCACCGTGAGGCTGTGGACCTACCAGCAGCCTCCTTTAGCAGAGGCCTCCTTCAGAGCTCTGGCCCATCCCCCCGGCTGCCCGTGCTCTGCTATGACCCTCCGAGCCTCTACCTCGATCAACTCAGA AAGGCCTTTGGAGACTTGGCACTATTTTTTTATGATCAGCATGGTGGAGAAGTGATTGGTGTCTTATGGAGGCCTGATGGCTTCCAGCCACAACCCTTCAAG GCTAGTGGTATGCaagggaggatggtggtgtcacAGAGTGGGGATCTGGTGACAGTGCCCAATGTGGAGGCCATATTGGAGGATTTTGCTATCCTGGGCAAAGGTCTGGTCCAGAGTGTGGAAGCCCAGAGTGAGAAGTGGACAGTGTGA